A window of Lysobacter terrestris contains these coding sequences:
- a CDS encoding YhdH/YhfP family quinone oxidoreductase, with product MPTPTRFTAFRIHNDANGYRSGLEQVSLDDLAPGEVVIRTAYSSVNYKDALAGTGQGKILRKFPLIGGIDVAGHVVASTDPKFREGDAVLVTGCGLSETRDGGYGEYARLESLWVIPLPTGLSLRESMILGTAGFTAALALYRMTDNRQTPDLGPLAVTGATGGVGSLAVDIFSRAGFQVHAISGKPEHADYLRSIGASDVLGRDALATTRPLESARFGGGLDNVGGGMLASLLAQTAPYGNVASAGLAATPELPTTVMPFIIRGVSLVGVASAGTARDIRDAVWQRLANEWKPRHLDRICTREVTLPQLPDVFATMLTGGSFGRTLVAL from the coding sequence ATGCCCACACCCACTCGATTCACCGCCTTCCGCATCCACAACGACGCCAACGGCTACCGCAGCGGCCTCGAGCAGGTCTCGCTCGATGATCTCGCGCCGGGCGAAGTCGTCATCAGGACCGCGTACTCCTCGGTCAATTACAAGGACGCGCTCGCCGGCACCGGCCAGGGCAAGATCCTGCGCAAGTTCCCGCTCATCGGTGGCATCGACGTGGCGGGCCACGTGGTCGCCTCCACCGATCCGAAGTTCCGCGAAGGCGACGCCGTGCTGGTCACCGGTTGCGGGCTGAGCGAGACGCGCGACGGCGGCTACGGCGAATACGCCCGGCTCGAATCGCTGTGGGTCATCCCGCTGCCGACCGGGCTGAGCCTGCGCGAGAGCATGATCCTGGGCACGGCCGGCTTCACCGCGGCGCTGGCGTTGTACCGGATGACCGACAACCGGCAGACGCCGGACCTTGGTCCCCTGGCCGTGACCGGCGCCACCGGCGGCGTCGGCTCGCTGGCGGTGGACATCTTCAGCCGCGCCGGCTTCCAGGTACACGCGATCAGCGGTAAGCCGGAACACGCCGACTACCTCCGCTCGATCGGCGCCAGCGACGTGCTCGGGCGCGATGCGCTGGCGACGACCCGTCCGCTGGAATCCGCCCGCTTCGGCGGCGGCCTCGACAACGTCGGCGGCGGCATGCTCGCCAGCCTGCTCGCGCAGACCGCGCCCTACGGCAATGTCGCCAGCGCGGGACTCGCGGCCACCCCCGAACTGCCGACCACGGTCATGCCGTTCATCATCCGCGGCGTGTCGCTGGTCGGCGTGGCCTCGGCGGGAACGGCGCGCGACATCCGCGATGCGGTGTGGCAGCGCCTCGCGAACGAATGGAAGCCGCGCCACCTGGACCGCATCTGCACCCGCGAAGTCACCCTGCCGCAGCTGCCGGACGTGTTTGCGACGATGCTCACAGGCGGCTCGTTCGGCCGTACGCTGGTGGCCTTGTAG
- a CDS encoding peroxiredoxin, translated as MTIQVGDRIPEVPLQRIREGVEIIDTPTLFDGKKVVLFAVPGAFTPTCSERHLPGFVQHFEEFQARGIEVLCMSVNDPFVMQAWGQSQHVPDALLMLADGNADFTRALGLELDASAYGMGKRSRRFALYAENGTVKKLFVEAPGEFKVSSAEHMLEELAGT; from the coding sequence ATGACCATCCAGGTAGGCGACCGCATTCCCGAAGTACCCCTGCAACGCATCCGCGAGGGCGTCGAGATCATCGATACCCCGACCCTGTTCGACGGCAAGAAGGTGGTGCTGTTCGCCGTGCCGGGCGCATTCACGCCCACCTGCTCGGAACGCCACCTGCCCGGCTTCGTGCAGCATTTCGAAGAGTTCCAGGCACGCGGCATCGAGGTGCTGTGCATGTCGGTCAACGATCCCTTCGTGATGCAGGCCTGGGGCCAGAGCCAGCACGTGCCCGATGCGCTGCTGATGCTGGCCGACGGCAACGCCGACTTCACCCGCGCGCTGGGGCTGGAACTCGACGCCAGCGCCTACGGCATGGGCAAGCGCTCGCGCCGTTTCGCGCTGTACGCCGAGAACGGCACGGTCAAGAAGCTGTTCGTCGAAGCACCAGGCGAATTCAAGGTGTCGTCGGCCGAGCACATGCTGGAAGAACTCGCCGGCACGTGA
- the pilH gene encoding twitching motility response regulator PilH has translation MARILIVDDSPSQLMGIRRIVEKLGHEAITAEDGAAGVEVCTRELPDLVLMDVVMPNLNGFQATRSISKNPSTAHIPVILVTTKDQDTDRVWGMRQGAKAYITKPFSETDLADIITQVFK, from the coding sequence ATGGCCCGCATCCTGATCGTCGACGACTCGCCTTCGCAGTTGATGGGCATCCGCCGCATCGTGGAAAAGCTCGGCCACGAAGCCATCACCGCCGAGGACGGCGCCGCGGGCGTGGAAGTGTGCACGCGCGAACTGCCCGACCTGGTCCTGATGGACGTGGTGATGCCGAACCTCAACGGCTTCCAGGCCACCCGCTCGATCAGCAAGAACCCGAGCACCGCGCACATTCCGGTGATCCTGGTGACCACCAAGGACCAGGACACCGACCGCGTGTGGGGCATGCGTCAGGGCGCCAAGGCCTACATCACCAAGCCCTTCAGCGAGACCGACCTCGCGGACATCATCACCCAGGTGTTCAAGTAA
- a CDS encoding DnaJ C-terminal domain-containing protein: MQFKDYYETLGVEPGAGEAEIKGAYRRLARKYHPDVSKEPGAEEQFKAVNEAYEALRDPQKRAAYDQLRARGYRPGDDVQPPPGGFAEGYGGVDFDEIFAGGGAGGGFSDFFENLFGRGRAGGGFGGAAPQPRGDTRAKLAVSLESVYNGSPARIGIGNRTLDVRIPKGIRPGQVIRLAGQGNAGRDLLLEIEYAANPQFEVDGRNIIHVLAVAPWEAALGATVSVPTLGGPVELKVPPRSESGRKLRLRGRGLPGTPAGDQIVELEILAPLPETPAQQAAYEAMRDAFGDDWRRA; encoded by the coding sequence ATGCAATTCAAGGACTACTACGAAACGCTGGGCGTGGAGCCGGGTGCGGGTGAAGCCGAGATCAAGGGCGCCTACCGCCGTCTCGCGCGCAAGTACCACCCGGACGTCAGCAAGGAGCCCGGCGCGGAGGAGCAGTTCAAGGCGGTCAACGAGGCGTACGAAGCGCTGCGCGATCCGCAGAAGCGCGCCGCCTACGACCAGCTGCGCGCGCGCGGCTACCGCCCCGGTGATGACGTGCAACCGCCGCCGGGCGGGTTCGCCGAGGGCTACGGCGGTGTCGACTTCGACGAGATCTTTGCCGGCGGTGGCGCGGGCGGTGGCTTCAGCGACTTCTTCGAGAACCTGTTCGGGCGCGGACGCGCCGGTGGCGGCTTCGGTGGCGCCGCGCCGCAGCCCCGCGGCGACACCCGGGCCAAGCTCGCCGTGTCGCTGGAGTCGGTCTACAACGGCAGCCCCGCGCGGATCGGCATCGGCAACCGCACGCTGGACGTGCGCATTCCCAAGGGCATCCGCCCGGGCCAGGTGATCCGCCTGGCCGGACAGGGCAATGCCGGCCGCGACCTGCTGCTGGAAATCGAATACGCCGCGAATCCGCAGTTCGAAGTCGACGGCCGCAACATCATCCACGTACTGGCGGTGGCACCGTGGGAGGCCGCGCTCGGTGCGACCGTCAGCGTGCCGACGCTGGGCGGGCCGGTGGAACTGAAGGTGCCGCCACGTTCGGAAAGCGGGCGCAAGCTGCGGCTGCGTGGACGCGGACTGCCGGGGACGCCGGCGGGCGACCAGATCGTCGAACTGGAGATCCTGGCGCCGCTGCCGGAGACCCCTGCGCAGCAGGCTGCGTATGAGGCGATGCGCGATGCATTCGGGGACGATTGGCGCCGCGCCTGA
- a CDS encoding class I SAM-dependent methyltransferase produces MTSANPIRNVSDTALWVAIYRAMESERPDAIFHDPYARRLGGERGQAIVDAMPRGRAMSWPMVVRTAVMDEIILRCVRQGAATVLNLAAGLDARPYRLALPASLRWLHVDLPDMVDYYRSHMDAETPRCELEFIAADLRDADARRAVFAKAAQNGPVLAITEGLLVYLEAGDVAALARDLHDVADAKWWLSDLASPMLLKYLERQWQPMLQQGNAPFRFGPAENTGFFAPFGWRELEFRPHWDESQRLKRTMPHAWLWNLLRLFQSKKQREAMKRFSGIMLLESTRST; encoded by the coding sequence ATGACTTCCGCAAACCCGATCCGCAACGTTTCCGATACCGCGCTGTGGGTCGCGATCTATCGCGCCATGGAGAGCGAACGCCCGGACGCGATCTTCCACGACCCGTATGCCCGTCGCCTCGGTGGCGAACGCGGCCAGGCCATCGTCGACGCCATGCCGCGCGGCCGGGCGATGAGCTGGCCGATGGTGGTGCGCACGGCGGTCATGGACGAGATCATCCTGCGCTGCGTGCGGCAGGGCGCGGCGACCGTGCTCAACCTCGCGGCTGGGCTGGATGCGCGGCCCTATCGCCTCGCCCTGCCCGCTTCGCTGCGTTGGCTGCATGTCGACCTGCCCGACATGGTCGACTACTACCGCTCGCACATGGATGCGGAAACACCGCGCTGCGAACTGGAGTTCATCGCCGCCGACCTGCGCGACGCCGATGCGCGCCGCGCCGTGTTCGCCAAGGCCGCGCAGAACGGCCCGGTGCTGGCGATCACCGAGGGCCTGCTGGTCTACCTCGAAGCGGGCGATGTCGCCGCACTCGCGCGCGACCTGCACGACGTTGCCGATGCGAAATGGTGGCTCTCCGACCTCGCCTCGCCGATGCTGCTGAAGTACCTCGAACGCCAGTGGCAGCCCATGCTCCAGCAGGGCAACGCGCCCTTCCGCTTCGGCCCCGCGGAGAACACCGGCTTCTTTGCGCCGTTCGGCTGGCGCGAACTGGAATTCCGGCCGCATTGGGACGAGTCCCAGCGCCTGAAGCGCACCATGCCGCACGCGTGGCTGTGGAACCTGCTGCGCCTTTTCCAATCGAAGAAGCAGCGCGAAGCGATGAAGCGGTTTTCCGGCATCATGCTGCTCGAATCCACCCGGTCCACGTGA
- the lpdA gene encoding dihydrolipoyl dehydrogenase — translation MSEQQNFDVVVIGAGPAGYHAAIRAAQLGLKTACVDAALGKDGKPALGGTCLRVGCIPSKALLDSSRQFWNMGHIFDQHGISFDKPAIDVKKMVARKDGIVKQFTGGIGMLFKANKVAPFYGFAQLQPGNVVKVKQHDGSEVELKGTNVIIAAGSDSIELPFAKFGEHIVDNVGALDFETVPKRLGVIGAGVIGLELGSVWNRLGSEVVVLEGLPNFLAAADAEVAKVAAREFKKQGLDIRLGCKVSNTEVKKDGVHVFYTDDKGEQEIVVDKLLVAVGRRAATKGLLADGTGVKLDARGMIEVDEHNHTGVDGVWAVGDCVRGPMLAHKGFEEGIAVAELIAGLPGHVNLDTIPWVIYTEPEIAWVGKTEEQLKAEGIPYKAGSFPFAAVGRAVAMAEPAGFVKVLAHAETDTVLGMHLVGANVSELVHEGVLTMEFKGSADDLARICHAHPSLSEAVHDAAMAVHKRSIHKAN, via the coding sequence ATGAGCGAACAGCAGAACTTCGACGTAGTCGTCATCGGCGCCGGCCCCGCCGGCTACCACGCCGCCATCCGCGCGGCGCAGCTCGGCCTGAAGACCGCGTGCGTCGACGCCGCGCTGGGCAAGGACGGCAAGCCGGCACTGGGCGGCACCTGCCTGCGCGTGGGCTGCATCCCGTCCAAGGCGCTGCTCGACAGCTCGCGCCAGTTCTGGAACATGGGCCACATCTTCGACCAGCACGGCATCAGCTTCGACAAGCCGGCGATCGACGTGAAAAAGATGGTCGCCCGCAAGGACGGCATCGTGAAGCAGTTCACCGGCGGCATCGGCATGCTGTTCAAGGCCAACAAGGTTGCGCCGTTCTACGGCTTCGCCCAGCTGCAGCCGGGCAACGTGGTCAAGGTGAAGCAGCACGACGGCAGCGAAGTCGAGCTCAAGGGCACCAACGTCATCATCGCCGCCGGCTCGGATTCGATCGAACTGCCGTTCGCCAAGTTCGGCGAGCACATCGTCGACAACGTCGGCGCGCTGGATTTCGAAACCGTTCCCAAGCGCCTGGGCGTGATCGGCGCCGGTGTGATCGGCCTGGAACTGGGCAGCGTGTGGAACCGTCTGGGCTCCGAAGTCGTCGTGCTCGAAGGCCTGCCGAACTTCCTCGCCGCCGCCGACGCCGAAGTGGCCAAGGTCGCCGCGCGCGAGTTCAAGAAGCAGGGCCTCGACATCCGCCTGGGCTGCAAGGTCAGCAACACCGAAGTGAAGAAGGACGGCGTGCACGTCTTCTACACCGACGACAAGGGCGAGCAGGAAATCGTCGTCGACAAGCTGCTGGTGGCCGTGGGCCGCCGCGCCGCGACCAAGGGCCTGCTGGCCGACGGCACCGGCGTGAAGCTCGATGCGCGCGGCATGATCGAAGTCGACGAACACAACCACACCGGCGTCGACGGCGTCTGGGCCGTGGGCGACTGCGTGCGCGGCCCGATGCTGGCGCACAAGGGCTTCGAGGAAGGCATCGCCGTGGCCGAACTGATCGCGGGCCTGCCGGGCCACGTCAACCTCGACACGATTCCGTGGGTGATCTACACCGAGCCGGAAATCGCCTGGGTCGGCAAGACCGAGGAACAGCTGAAGGCCGAGGGCATCCCCTACAAGGCCGGCAGCTTCCCGTTCGCGGCCGTGGGTCGCGCGGTGGCGATGGCCGAACCGGCCGGTTTCGTGAAGGTGCTCGCGCACGCCGAAACCGACACCGTGCTCGGCATGCACCTGGTCGGCGCCAACGTCTCCGAACTCGTGCACGAAGGCGTGCTGACGATGGAGTTCAAGGGCTCGGCCGACGACCTCGCCCGCATCTGCCACGCGCATCCGTCGCTGTCGGAAGCGGTGCACGATGCGGCGATGGCCGTGCACAAGCGCTCGATCCACAAGGCCAACTGA
- a CDS encoding LOG family protein, which produces MRSICVYCGSNAGNKSLYADRAIALGNRLAREGLALVYGGGNVGLMGIVADAVLEAGGEVVGVIPEQLVGWEVAHQGLTRLEVVANMHERKARMFDLADGFVALPGGFGTLDEMFEMLTWRQLGIGDKPCAFLDVDGFYAPLMTMLDRMVEERFLHPDQRRDLWHGDDITSMIEWMRAYRPADANKWMDEKRRKQLR; this is translated from the coding sequence ATGCGTTCGATCTGTGTCTATTGCGGCTCCAACGCCGGCAACAAATCCCTCTACGCCGATCGCGCCATCGCGCTGGGCAACCGCCTGGCCCGGGAAGGGCTGGCGCTGGTGTACGGCGGCGGCAACGTCGGCCTGATGGGTATCGTCGCCGATGCCGTGCTGGAAGCCGGCGGTGAAGTCGTCGGCGTGATTCCGGAACAACTGGTCGGTTGGGAAGTCGCGCACCAGGGCCTGACCCGGCTGGAGGTCGTCGCCAACATGCACGAGCGCAAGGCGCGCATGTTCGACCTCGCCGATGGTTTCGTCGCCCTACCCGGCGGTTTCGGCACGCTCGACGAGATGTTCGAGATGCTGACCTGGCGCCAGCTCGGGATCGGCGACAAGCCCTGCGCCTTCCTCGACGTCGACGGCTTCTACGCGCCGTTGATGACGATGCTGGATCGCATGGTCGAAGAACGCTTCCTGCATCCCGACCAGCGCCGCGACCTGTGGCACGGCGACGACATCACCTCGATGATCGAGTGGATGCGCGCCTACCGCCCCGCCGATGCGAACAAGTGGATGGACGAGAAGCGACGCAAGCAGTTGCGTTGA